CTTCTGGAGGACCTGAAAGAATGTGTGttgtgattattaaaaaaaataatgtcattgAATCTAAACATAAACACTATCAACGCTGCTGTACCTGAACATGTGTGACAGAGTtgactgatgtccagatgtgtggtctggttgttgatgggattgttgagcacacagctgtaggtgttgttatcctgatattccacctccagaggtagagagagactgatgctgagatcagacacactgatgctggacaataaactgtttcctttgtaccaggagagagtcacatgacccacattcaccactgaacacagcaATGAACAATTCTGCTGCGATGATGACGAACATTGTAAGTCTCTGGTAATGTTAGGAATGGGCAGAGGAGCTGAAAACAagaatatatacacaaatcaacaatcttattattttatatataaatatataattttttatttatttttggttcaGTGTGTTGAGTGGGTAATTAGTCTGATAACAGTCCAGAAGTGTttctaaacattttaatatgtaaataattgatATATAGAGGACAGGACTGATGGTCTCTACCCACCAtacacagaaacactgaatgtttttaatctctctttctctccatttATCTCTAGATGATAGAGTCCAGCGTGTtcagttgtgatgtttgtgatggtcagagatccagtttgattgtccagcttcagtctgtctctgaatctcccatcaagAACATCAGATGTGTTGAAGATTGCAGCAGCTTTACTGATTTCAGCTATCAGAGACTTTTCAGCTCCAAATTTCCAGAGAATGTCGTCGTCTTCAGGTACTTCAGTAACATTTGTGTGAAGAAGaacagaatctccctccatcactgacactgactcaccaaacacacctgaggaGCATGAACATTAGATGAAACATGCTCACTGAACCTAAATAATGAACATGAATCATAATGAAGATGACCTAACTGGttgaaacattataatatttttggaaaaagtATTACggtatttataattttcttttcttttttttttgccctgcACCTGAACCCAGCTTTGGGTTGTTTGGATGTGCACACATTTTTGCACCTTTGTCACTGAATCTAAATCCCTTAACCCTCTGTTTGTGTTCGGACTCCTGTCACACGGTGTTCCCGGTCaaacaattgcttataaatctctcattagctatattatcaccaaatattggattcaatctttttgtcaacttgttttctttcatttaggactggttttgtgtttctatttgcatctgattaatctTACGCCTCATTTATCCGAGAGTAGGCAcctcattttttgagtgaaaaaaacatttttttatgaataattttcacaatatgatATAGAATATGGGTAGGATGAAATAGGTGTAATACTCACAATAGTTTGTAtgcatagatgtgtgtgtgtgtgtgtgtgtgtgtggtagcGTGAGTATACacgtgcatctcaataaattagaatgtcgtggaaaagttcatttatttcagtaattcaactcaaattgtgaaactcgtgtattaaataaatttaatgcacacagactgacgtattttaagtctttggttcttttaattgtgatgattttggctcacatttaacaaaaacccaccaattcactatctcaacaaattagaatacttcataagaccaataaaaaaaaaacatttttagtgaattgttggccttctggaaagtatgttaatttactttatatgtactcaatacttggtaggggctccttttgctttaattgctgcctcaattcggcgtggcatggaggtgatcagtttgtggcactgctgaggtggtatggatgcccaggtttctttgacagtggccttcagctcatctgcattttttggtctcttgtttctcattttcctcttgacaataccccatagattctctatggggttcaggtctggtgagtttgctggccagtcaagcacaccaacaccgtggtcatttaaccaacttttggtgcttttggcagtgtgggcaggtgccaaattctgctggaaaatgaaatcagcatcttcaaaaagctggtcagcagaaggaagcatgaagtgttccaaaatttcttggtaaacgggtgcagtgactttggttttcaaaaaacacaatggaccaacaccagcagatgacattgcaccccaaatcatcacagactgtgaaaacttaacactggacttcaagcaacttgggctatgagcttctccacccttcctccagactctaggaccttggtttccaaatgaaatacaaaacttgctctcatttgaaaagaggacttttgaccactgggcaacagtccagttcttcttctccttagcccaggtaagttgtctgtggttcaggagtggcttaacaagaggaatacgacaactgtagccaaattccttgacatgtctgtgtgtggtggctcttgatgccttgaccccagcctcagtccattccttgtgaaatTCATCtaaattcttgaatggattttgcttgacaatcctcataaggctgcagttctttcggttggttgtgcatctttttcttccacactttttccttccactcaactttctgttaatatgcttggatacagcactctgtgaacagccagcttctttggcaatgaatgtttgtggcttaccctccttgtgaagggtgtcaatgattgtcttctggacaactgtgagatcagcagtcttccccatgattgtgtagcctagtgaaccaaactgagagatcattttgaaggctcaggaagcctttgcaggtgttttgagttgattaactgattggcatgtcaccatattctaatttgttgagatagtgaattggtgggtttttgttaaatgtgaaccaaattcatcacaattaaaataaccaaagacttaaactacttcagtctgtgtgcattgaatttatttaatacacaagtttcacaatttgagttgaattactgaaataaatgaacttttccacgacattccaattcattgagatgcacctgtacatgcATCCACACATGCACAGGTCCATGGTCTTTATGTTTGCAAGCACAACATGCTCCTGAACACTAGTTCTTTCTCTTGTGCAATGCAAAACAAGTTGACAGaaagaatgaatcca
The sequence above is a segment of the Onychostoma macrolepis isolate SWU-2019 chromosome 22, ASM1243209v1, whole genome shotgun sequence genome. Coding sequences within it:
- the LOC131530150 gene encoding hepatic and glial cell adhesion molecule-like; this translates as CSSGVFGESVSVMEGDSVLLHTNVTEVPEDDDILWKFGAEKSLIAEISKAAAIFNTSDVLDGRFRDRLKLDNQTGSLTITNITTEHAGLYHLEINGEKERLKTFSVSVYAPLPIPNITRDLQCSSSSQQNCSLLCSVVNVGHVTLSWYKGNSLLSSISVSDLSISLSLPLEVEYQDNNTYSCVLNNPINNQTTHLDISQLCHTCSGPPEDSVSLIVLISAAAAGSLMIVAVIGIYWICKKQRKNDQEDETGDEEITYAEPTFCKQNPPKMKLKDLCGEGLHSIHTYHQH